In Clostridium ljungdahlii DSM 13528, the genomic window TAAATACTAATACTAATAAAAAAGTTTTTAATTGCAGCAAAATTATTTTAAAAATTACTTTGATTATAGAGTCAAATTAATGTATAATATGTTTATTAGGTAACATCAATATTTAATGTGAAATTTTAAGATTTGTTGTTAATTTTACATTTTTGTGTTATACTAATGTAATAATAAACACCGATATACAAAATCAAGCTATATCAATTATAAGTGTTTTATCTTTAGGAGGATAATAAATGAAAATAGGAACAGTAAAATGGTTTAACTCAGAAAAAGGATTTGGATTTATTGAAGTACCTGGCGAAAATGATGTTTTCGTACACTTCACTGCAATCCAAAGTGATGAACCAAGAAAAAATCTTGAAGAAGGTCAAAAAGTTCAATTTGATGTTGAAGAAGGACCAAAAGGTCTTCAAGCTGCTAACGTTGTAAAACTATAATTTATAGCTTACAATATTAGAATAAAACATCTTAACATAAATGAATAGAATGTTTTACCACCTCTGAATAAAAGGTGGTTTTTTATACCTTTGAAAAAAGGGATATACAACTATTTGTATATCCCTTTTTTAATTTCCAAGTACCTGCTTTTTTAATTTAAGGCCAGTTTCTGTAACTGCAAGTCCTCCAAGTGCTGTCTCCCTAAGTGCACAGGGAAGTTGTTTTCCAACCCTATACATTGCCGAAACAGTATCATCAAAAGGTATTCTACTGTATACACCTGCCATAACCATATCTGCTGTAGTTAGTGCGCTTACAGTTCCTGAAACGTTTCTCTTGGCACAAGGTACTTCTACAAGACCTGCTACAGGATCGCAAACTAATCCTAATACATTTTTTATCACTATAGCACTGGCATTTAAGGCTTGTTCTGGAGTACCGCCCATCATCTCAACTACTCCTCCTGCTGCCATAGCAGCTGCAGAACCACACTCTGCCTGACATCCACCTTCAGCTCCTGACATAGTGGCATTTCTAGCTATTATCATTCCAATTCCAGTTGCTGTGAAGAGCGCTTGAATCAATTCATCCTCACTCTTGTTTAGCTTTTCTCCTGCACTTATTATTGCCGCAGGTATTATTCCACAGGAGCCTGCTGTAGGTGCAGCCACTATCTTTCCCATAGCAGCATTAACTTCCGAACATGAAAGCGCCCTTGCCATTGCTTTTATCATAAAATCTCCAGTTAAACTTTTTCCTTCCCTACAATAATTATTTAATATGTAAGCATCCCCACCTATAAGTCCGCTTATAGATTTTACTTTGTTTTTCATACCATATTCTGCAGCATTTTGCATTACTTTAAGATTTTTTCTCATCTTCCCTAAAATTTCTTCCCTACTAGAATCTCCCCTTTTAATTTCTTCCTCAACTGTATATTCCCATATTTTCATACTTTTTTCTCTACATATTTTTATAAGTTCATTTCCGGTATTAGCCATCTATTATTCCTCCTCTGTTATAGGATTTATAGCTCTTATCTTTTTTATATTTGAAATTTCATTTATTTCATTTACAACATCCTCAGAAATTAAATCGTCCACTTCAAACACCATAGTTGCTCCAGAACCTCTAGTGCTTTTTCTATACACTCTCATAAAAGCTATGTTTATTTTATGCTTATAAAGTATATCAGATACCTTTGCAACCATACCCGGTACATCCATATGATTTATCAATATAGTAGGGTAACTTCCTGTAAATTCTATTTTGTCTCCATCTACTTCACTTATTACTACATTTCCTCCACCTATAGATGAGCCTACCATTTCACAAGTTTCCCCATTATCCTTTTCTATAATAAATTTGACTGTATTAGGATGAACGTCTCCTAAATCTATTTCTTTAAATTCAATTTTAATTCCCTCTTCCCTTGCCAAAATAATAGATTCTTTTAGATTTTCATCCCAGGGATCCATCCCCAGTATTCCAGCAACTAAAGCCTTGTCTGTACCATGTCCTTTATAAGTTTTAGCAAAAGATCCATGAAGCAGAAATTGTACCTTTAAAATTTTGCCTCCTGCTATAGTCTTTGCAATTTTACCCAGTCTTGCTGCCCCAGCAGTATGAGAGCTAGAGGGTCCTATCATTATGGGTCCTAGAATATCAAAAGCACTATATTCTCGCATATTAAGCACATCCTTTCATTTTAGTCTAAAATATAACAGCTTTTATTATATTATGGTCATTCAAGAACTAGTATATAATTAAACTAAAAAAATTGCACTAGGCTGGTACTTTTTATGTGCATATTTTTGTTTATATTTGCAGAATATAAATTTTATAATATATAAAATTTTTGGAGGAAGCACATAAAATGTATTCAGATAAAAATATTCAACTACTAGAACTAGAGCGCATTTACGGTAAAATAAGTCCTTTTGAATTAAAAAACAAACTAATTAGTCTTGCTAAAGGTCAAAAGGTAAAAAGTGCACATGCTCTTTTAGATGCAGGAAGAGGGAATCCTAACTGGATATCCACTTCTCCCCGAGAGGCCTTTTTTGCTTTTGGGCAATTTGCATTAGAAGAATCACGGCGAATATGGAATGAAAAAAACTTAGGCGGAATGCCTGAAAAGCAAAATATACATATACGTTTTTATGATTATATTGAAAGTCACAAAACCTGTCCAGGCATAGATATGTTAAAAAAATTTATAGATTATGGTATAAATTATCAAGGATTCAATGCTGAAGATTGGATTTATGAACTGACAGATGGAATTATAGGTGATAACTATCCAGACCCAAGCAGAATATTAATCCATGTAGAAAAAATAGTAACTCAGTATTTACTCAAGGAGATATATCACTTACAGGAGTTTGATTCTAAGTTCAAATTATTTGCTGTAGAAGGTGCTACTGCTGCCATATGTTATATATTTGATTCATTAATTGCCAATGAACTTCTAAAAAAAGGTGATAAAGTAGCAATTATGACTCCTATTTTTACTCCCTATTTAGAGATTCCAATTATTCCAAGATATAATTTTAATTTAGTTAAGATAATGGCCTCTGAAGATCCCGAAGAAGGAAGTAGTCCGTGGCAATATCCAAAATCAGAACTAAAAAAACTAGGTGACAAAACTATCAAGGCTTTATTTTTAGTAGACCCAAGCAACCCGCCTTCAGAAGCTATAGAACCTGAATCAATTAAATACCTTATAGAAACTATTAAGGATTCCAATCCAAATTTAATGATTATATCAGATGACGTATATGGTAGTTTTCCAGACAAATTTAATTCTATAGTATCAGCTCTCCCCTACAATTGTATAGGAGTTTATTCATTTTCAAAGTACTTTGGTGTAACAGGCTGGAGACTTGGGACTATAGCTATTCATGAAAACAATGTATTTGATAAGCTTTTAAAAGAGCTGCCAGAAGATAAAAAAAATACTATAAAAAAACGTTATGAATCCATTTCAACCGATCCAACGGAAATTAATTTTATAGATAGGATCGCAGCAGACAGCCGTCAGGTAGCACTTCACCATACTGCAGGTTTGTCAACGCCCCAGCAGGTTCAAATGGCCTTTTTTGCAATATTCTCACTGCTAGATACTAAAAGCGAATACAAAAACCTGATAAAGGGCATATGTAAAAGGCGAAAAAAGTTGCTATTTAAAAGTCTTGACATAAATATACCAGAAGATCCTTATGACGCAAGTTACTATGCAGAATTTGACCTATTAAAATGGGCAAATACTCATTACGGAAAAGCCTTTGGAGATTATTTAGACATGAGCTATAAACCAATAGATATACTCTTTAAATTAGCCGAAAAATCTTCTATTGTATTATTAGGAGGCTCCGGATTCTATGCCTCTAAGTGGTCTGTAAGAATTTCACTTGCAAATTTAAACGACAGTGCCTATTCTAAAATAGGAAATGTGCTCCATAACATTTTACAAGAATATAAAGATACTTGGGAAAGCAGCAAATAAGGATAGTGTAAATATAGTCTATGCTTATTCCTATGTTTATTTTATTGATAAACTTTTCACTTATTTGGTACATTTAAAATCATACTACATATTATATATAAGTACCTTATAGGAGTGATTTTAATATGTCCTATGATAAAACAAATCATAATTACAGAGAATTAATAACCGGTGTAGATACAAAAATACCTTTAAAAAATGGAAAGCTGGTAACTGCTATAAATTTTGATAATGCAGCTACTACACCTCCCTTTAATTATGTTATGGAAAAAGTAGTTAGTTTTTCACCCTATTATTCTTCTATTCATCGGGGAACCGGTTTTAAATCTACATTATCCTCTGAAATCTATGAAACATCGCGGCAACTTATATGCAACTTTGTTCACTGTGATTCCGAAAAAAATACAGTAATCTATGTAAAAAACACTACTGAAGCTATCAATAAATTATCTTATATTTTTAATTATCTATATAAGGATGCTGTTATATTAGCGACTAGAATGGAACATCATTCTAATGATTTACCCTGGAGGAACAAATTTAAAGTAGATTATTTGGAGGTGGATGAAACCGGTAAACTAATTATTTCAGATTTAAGACGTAAATTAGAAAAACATGATGGCAAAGTTAAGTTGGTATGTGTAACTGGTGCTTCTAATGTAACAGGATACAAAAACCCTATATATAAAATTGCAAAAATTGCCCACAATTATGGATCAGAAATTCTAGTAGATGGCGCCCAACTTGTACCTCATTATCCTATATACATGAAGCAGAATTATGAAGAGGAATCTATTGACTATTTAGCTTTCTCAGCACACAAAATGTATGCACCCTTTGGTATAGGTGTATTGATAGGTCCCAAGGAGACTTTCTGTAGTGTATCACCTGAATATAGCGGAGGAGGTACTATAAAATTAGTTACAGATAACAGTGTAATATGGAATGATCCACCTGAAAAAAATGAAGCTGGTACTCCCAATGTACTTGGAGTAATTGCCTTAACTGCTGCTATTGAGATGTTAAACAAATTGGGAATAAAAAATATAGACAAAAGTGAAATGAAAATATACAATTATGCTTTGAATAAAATTACTAGTCTCCCAAACATCACCTTATATTGTGATCCCAATCCAAATTGCGATAAGGTTGCAATACTTCCTTTTAACATAAAAGGACTTTATCATGGTATTACAGCAAAACTTCTTTCAGATTTATCTGGTATTTCAGTCAGAAGTGGCTGCTTTTGTGCTCAACCTTATGTACAAAGACTTCTTAGGCTTTCTCGTAAAGATATAACCTACTTAAAACACAATTACAATGACATCTCCCACCCGGGTCTCGTTCGGTTGAGCTTTGGTTTATACAATACTTATAGCGAAGTAGATATTCTAATTGATACCTTAAGGAAAATAATTAAAAATAAAACTTAAACAAAAATATTACAGAACAAAAACAATTAAGCTTTAGGTGTTCTATCCCAAAGTTTAATTGTTTTATTTACTATTTACTTAAAAGTCCTGCTGATAATACAAATACCATGAGTATAGGAAAACCGTCACATATGATCCAACCTAAAATTATAATTATAAGGCTTAATAAATTGTATTTAAAATACTTGTAGATAATTAAATTATATATAAAAAACAAATTAGTCACTATAAAAGCAATAATTATAGGAATTGGATTGGATACTCCATATACCACTAAAACATGAAGTACAAATATAAGTGTTAAAACGGTAGCCATAAAAAAAATTATTCTAAGCCCGTCCCTATTTTTAAATTTAAAAAATATACAAAATCCATCGTACACACATAATGCCAAAGGTACGAGTGCAATTATTTGAAATTTATCTATGTAAAAATAAGCAGTGATTAAGACAGCAACAAAAAACAGTACCTTAACATTAAAGTTAAAATTTTTTTCATTCATTAAAATCGTCTCCTAAAATATTCTACTTTTTCATAGAAAAAATGCGTAAAAAATTTCTAGCTACTGATGACATATATCTATTCTTTACACATATAGCAGCTATACTAGTTTCCAAATCAATTTCATCTATCTTTTTTCTTTTCAAATCTACATTTTTAACCACATCAATAGATGTTCTTGGAACAATGGCCATTCCAATACCTGATTCTGCCCATAAAAGTGCTGTTCTTGCATCTTCAGTGTTACAAATTATATTAGGTACAAAACCTTCTTTATTGCAGCACTCAAATATCAACTTTTCAAATCTTCTGTATATAATTAAAGGTCTCCCTTTCAAGTCCTTTAATTTCACACTTTCTCTATCTTCAAACAAATCACTCTCCTTGTTAAATACAACAGTCATAGGCTCTTTAGGTAGTGCAGTTATTTCAAGCCCTTCCGTATTAAAAGGGGTTCTTACAATACCAACTTCTATCAATCCACTGTTTAATACTTCTAATATTCTAAAGGTATTTCCTTCCCATACATTAAAATTTACCTCTGGATATTCTTTATGGAAAATCTTTATTCTTTCTGGTAACAATGTAGCACCTGAAGAAGATACCGTTCCAATGGAAAGTGTTCCCTTTGCTCCTTCTTTAAAATCCTTTAGCTCCTTTGCAGTAAAACTTACTAATTTAAGTATTTGTTCAGCTCTATTTGCAAGTATTTCTCCTGCACTTGTTAAATGTATCTTATGACTTCCCCTATCCATAAGTTTAACGCCTAATTCTTCTTCTAAGAGTTTTAAGTGATAACTTAAAGGTGGCTGCGCCATATTTAGTTTTTTAGCTGCACTAGTTATTTTACCTTCTTTAGCAATAGTCAGAAAATACTTCAGCTGCTTAATATCCATAAAAAGATATCACTCCTACTATATAATTTCTATATACTTTGAATACTAATTATGTATTTTAAATATATAAGTTTCCTTGCTATAATAATACTTGAAAACAAAAATTTATTCAACATAGGAGGAATGACATTTTGTCAATATTAACATTAGAAATTCTCAGTGTATCCGTTATTGCAGGCATAGCAGGATCTATACTGGGTCTCGGAGGTGGAACAGTAATTACTCCAGCACTTACTCTTTTATTTGGAATAGATATAAAATACGCTATAGGTGCTAGCTTAATATCTGTTATTGCCACTTCAAGTGGAGCCGCTGCAGCTTATATAAAGGATAAAATAACAAATTTAAGAGTTGGTATGTTTCTTGAAATAGCCACAACTATAGGTGCTGTAACTGGTGCCTTTCTTGGAGGAATTATAAATCCAAAGTATCTTTACTTTTTATTCGGATTGCTGCTCCTATACTCCGCACTAGCTATGGCGAAAAAAGGCAAAAGTGAACTGCCTCAGGGTGTACAAACTCACCCTCTTGCAAAAAAACTTAAACTAAATGGTGAGTACTATGACAAAATTGTAGGCGAAACCGTATGCTACAACGTAGCTAATGTACCCAGCGGATTTGGAGTAATGTATGGTGCCGGTATCATTTCTGGTCTTCTTGGAATTGGAAGTGGTAGTTTTAAGGTCATGGCTATGGATTTATTTATGAAATTGCCTTTAAAAGTATCAAGTGCCACCAGTAATTTTATGATGGGCGTTACAGCTGCTGCCAGTGCAGGTGTTTACCTTTTAAGAGGCAATATAGATCCTAAAATTTCTGCTCCTGTTGCTCTAGGTGTACTAGCAGGAGCGACTATGGGCACTCGAATTATGCAAAATATGAAAAGCAAAACCATAAGAAAGATATTTGTACCTTTTCTTATTTATATATCTGTAGAAATGGTTTTGAAAGGATTTGGGGGTAGGTAACTAATGCCACAGCAAAATAGTACTATTGAAAAGAATGAAAAAAGTGCAGAAGAACTAGAACTTATAATAAGTACGTTTTTAAGGATAGGTGTCATATTAAGTTCAATTGTAATATTAACAGGGCTTTTAATGTTTTTAATATCTGGCCACAGTGGCTATGCTGGAAATTATTATCCAACTAAACCTATTGAAATATTAAAAGGTTGTAAATATTTTAAGCCTTATGCAATCATGCTGTTCGGTCTTTTGATCTTAATGGCAATACCTGTACTAAGAGTAGCGGTATCCATATTAGTATTTTTTAAAGAAGGGGACTACCTATATGTAAAAATTACTTCCTTGGTACTTGTAATACTTTTATGCAGTATTCTCATGGGAAAAGTAGGCTAAATCTTTAAACATCATAGAGTTTCTAAACGAAAAATGAACGTATACTCCAAATATTTTTACAATCTTCAGCTCCTTAAATTTTTTTCTAAGACTTATATGCAAAATACTAAAAAGAGCTTCATCATTGTAAAAATATTTCTACATATACGTTCATTTTTATGAATAATATTATATGAGATATTCTAATTGAAATTTTACCTTATACATAAAATATATACTATATATTATTTTTCATATCAGCACATAATAATCTTAGTTGAACTCACCATCACGGTTAATACTCATAGATGGAATTTAAACTAGGAGATAAACTTATGAAAAATATAATAAATATATACGTAACAGATATAATAAATATAATTACAAATTGGGTGGCCCTAGTAGTAGTAATAGCACTTATGATACTTCCTGCACTTTACGCCTGGTTTAATATAAAATCATTATGGAATCCTTATGAAAACACCAGTGGAATATCTGTAGCAATAGTAAATAAGGACAAAGGCGTAGAATTTAATGGCAGTAATGTAAATATAGGTAATAGCTTAGTAGAAAATTTAAAGAAAAATAAAAGTATGGGATGGAATTTTACAAATGAAAATGATGCAGCTAGTGGAGTAAAATATGGCAGTTATTACGCTAGTATTACAATACCAGAAGATTTTTCCTTTAAAATAAGTTCTCTTTTAAAATCAAATCCACAAAAAGCAGATTTGATTTATTCAGTTAATGAAAAATTAAACGCAGTGGCTCCAAAAATAACTGAAGCAGGAGTTACAAAAATACAGCAGCAGATAACTACAACCTTTGTACAAACAGTAGATGAATCAATATTTAGCGTATTTAATAGGCTAGGAATAGACCTTACAAACAGTAAACCTATACTACAAGAGTTTATAAATATAATATTTGACATCGATAGTAAAATACCTGAAATAAATCAAAATATAGAAAATGTTTATAACCAGGCTTCTAATTTAAATGATTTTATCAGTAAAATTCAAAATGAACTTCCTCTAATTCAAGATACTATAAATATAGCTTTAAATGTGGTATCAAGTGGAGAAGTTTTTCTTACAAAAGCAAGAGATTCAATGACTAATCTATCTCCTTTTATTAAATCTGAACTTACATCCATAAGGGATCTTAACAAAACTTTAGAAGGGCTTATTGATGAAGCCATAACCCTCATAAATACAGATCCTAAGTCAGCTAAAACAATACTAGCAACTGTGCGAGATCATTATACATCAAGCATTTCAAGAATTAACAATATAATAGACATTTTAAATTCTTTAAATAAACAAGATAATACGGTATTATCAAATTTTATATCAACACTAAACAATATAAAAAATATGATGCAAAGTCGTATTGAAAACATAAATTTGCTAATAACTGCTATAGACAACGGAGAACAAATTTCACTAGATGCTCTTGGTAATTTAAAACAAGGTGCTGCTTCCATCACAGTTTTTTTGGATAACATTATAAATAACTACGATACATCTTTAGCTCCTACCATAGACAACATAATGAAATCTTCTATCCAGGTGGCAAATAATACTTTGAAAATACTAAAAGATGCTAAAGGTGACCTTCCAACAGCACAAAACATATTGAAAAATGCATTTAGTGATACAAAAATAGCAGTAGAAGATATAGATAAGATTAAAAAAGTACTCCCTGGAGTGGAAAACACAATTCATAACATTGCTTCAAAACTTAGAAATCTAGATGAGGATGCCAAATTGAACGAACTCATAAAAATACTTGGTTTAAATGCAAAAAAAGAAGGAGATTTCATAGCAAATCCTGTTAATATAAAAATGAATAAAATTTTTTCTATACCTAACTATGGTTCAGCTATGTCACCTTTTTTCACCACTTTATCACTATGGGTAGGAGACCTTATTCTTGTTTCAATGCTTTCTACGGAAGTTAAAAACACAAAAATTAAAAATATAAAACTCAACCAAATCTTTCTTGGAAGATATCTTACTTTTGCGACTATATCAATTTTTCAAGCTTTAATAGTAACTTTAGGAGATTTATTTATATTGAGAACTTACGTAGCAAACAAATATATGTTTGTACTTTTTGCAATATTTATAAGTATTATATTTACCATGATAATCTATACTCTTGTATCTGTACTTGGAAATGTAGGAAAAGCTCTTGTAATGATACTCCTGGTGCTGCAAATTTCAGCATCTGGTGGTACTTTTCCAATACAGGTGACTCCTAAATTTTTTCAAATAATAAATCCTCTTCTACCCTTCACCCATGCTGTAGCAGGTATGAGAGAAACTGTAGGTGGTATTATTTCTAGCTTATTACTAAAAGATGCTTTAACACTCCTTGTATATTTCTTTATATTTTTAATTACAGGACTTATATGGAAAAAAGTATTTAAAAATATGGTAGAAAAATTTTTTAAGAAGTTTAGTAAAAGTGGTCTTTCAAATGAATAAATAAAGAAATGTAGATAAAAACTTGATACCTATCTACATTTCTTTATTTTATCTAATGACTAACTACTTTAATACTATCACACTCTATTTAAGCATTTAATATGAATTTTTGCAGAGCATAGGCTACCCCGTCTTCCACATTACTTTTAGTTATATAATCTGCTGCCACTAACTTGTACATGAGTATCTCCTCTTAGGTGTTTTCTATATGTTTTCCTTTTTTTCATTTTTCTTTTTCAACTTGCTAACTATATTGGGTACTAGTTCCATAAGTTTGCTAAGGTTATTCTTATCACCTATAGGCAACATTTGAATTGTATCTTCTTTTATTACAAGTACTGCATTTGGAGTTATTTTAGCTCCTGCACCAATACCTGAGCCTCCACCTTCCTGCTTATTTTTCGGATCTGTTCCCTCTCCACCACCGGTTCCACATCCAAAGGTAACTGTTATAAATGGTACAAGAGTTATATCTCCTACCTGTATTGGTTTACCTACAACAGTCTCTGTTTTAAAAAAGTTTTCCAATTTGGAAAATAAAACTTCTGTATTTTCTTTAATATCCATATAAATACCTCCATTTTTAATAGCTTATTTCTTTTTTTATACATGATATGTGAAATACTTTAAATAGTGTAATTACAATCAATATTATTCTACATTTTCCACTAACTTCTAAATGCAAATTAAAAACTTCATTAAAAAAATCTGGAATTACTCTTATAGAATTTTTAGGTAAAAATGAATAAATTACATTAAAAACTCCACACAACATACCTGTCATACTAGGATCATCAAATCCATAATTACCTTCTATCTTAACATACTTAGGCTTGATTATAGAAATAATCTTTATTATAGAATCTTTATACTCATAAAGTTTTTTAACACCTTGTATGATATGAGAAAATTTATAAGTTGATTCATCCTGTATCTTGTCTTTTTTAGAATTTATATTTGACTTTTTAGTAAAACACAATATTCTTACAGATAAATGGCTATCACTATTACTCCCTTTTAATATTATAGAAATAATATTAAAAAATAAACCAATTTCAAAATTATATATTATATTATTTTCTTCAAAAGTAGACTTTCCCCTATATGTTACATTACTTATCAACAAAAATATTAAAAGAATTATAAGGATTAAAATTATAGATCCCATTACTTTCAAAATAATCAAAATAAGGATTCCCCCCAGACTAAACTTAAAATATCCATTATTATCTACTATATATCTATAATACTTAAAAGTTTAACAAATTTATATATATTTTTATTATTTTTTTTGTTAAAATCTATATGTGACTTACGTTAGGAGAAATTAATTATGCTTTTTTTCTTATA contains:
- a CDS encoding cold-shock protein, with translation MKIGTVKWFNSEKGFGFIEVPGENDVFVHFTAIQSDEPRKNLEEGQKVQFDVEEGPKGLQAANVVKL
- the sdaAA gene encoding L-serine ammonia-lyase, iron-sulfur-dependent, subunit alpha; protein product: MANTGNELIKICREKSMKIWEYTVEEEIKRGDSSREEILGKMRKNLKVMQNAAEYGMKNKVKSISGLIGGDAYILNNYCREGKSLTGDFMIKAMARALSCSEVNAAMGKIVAAPTAGSCGIIPAAIISAGEKLNKSEDELIQALFTATGIGMIIARNATMSGAEGGCQAECGSAAAMAAGGVVEMMGGTPEQALNASAIVIKNVLGLVCDPVAGLVEVPCAKRNVSGTVSALTTADMVMAGVYSRIPFDDTVSAMYRVGKQLPCALRETALGGLAVTETGLKLKKQVLGN
- the sdaAB gene encoding L-serine ammonia-lyase, iron-sulfur-dependent subunit beta produces the protein MREYSAFDILGPIMIGPSSSHTAGAARLGKIAKTIAGGKILKVQFLLHGSFAKTYKGHGTDKALVAGILGMDPWDENLKESIILAREEGIKIEFKEIDLGDVHPNTVKFIIEKDNGETCEMVGSSIGGGNVVISEVDGDKIEFTGSYPTILINHMDVPGMVAKVSDILYKHKINIAFMRVYRKSTRGSGATMVFEVDDLISEDVVNEINEISNIKKIRAINPITEEE
- the aspD gene encoding aspartate 4-decarboxylase, whose protein sequence is MYSDKNIQLLELERIYGKISPFELKNKLISLAKGQKVKSAHALLDAGRGNPNWISTSPREAFFAFGQFALEESRRIWNEKNLGGMPEKQNIHIRFYDYIESHKTCPGIDMLKKFIDYGINYQGFNAEDWIYELTDGIIGDNYPDPSRILIHVEKIVTQYLLKEIYHLQEFDSKFKLFAVEGATAAICYIFDSLIANELLKKGDKVAIMTPIFTPYLEIPIIPRYNFNLVKIMASEDPEEGSSPWQYPKSELKKLGDKTIKALFLVDPSNPPSEAIEPESIKYLIETIKDSNPNLMIISDDVYGSFPDKFNSIVSALPYNCIGVYSFSKYFGVTGWRLGTIAIHENNVFDKLLKELPEDKKNTIKKRYESISTDPTEINFIDRIAADSRQVALHHTAGLSTPQQVQMAFFAIFSLLDTKSEYKNLIKGICKRRKKLLFKSLDINIPEDPYDASYYAEFDLLKWANTHYGKAFGDYLDMSYKPIDILFKLAEKSSIVLLGGSGFYASKWSVRISLANLNDSAYSKIGNVLHNILQEYKDTWESSK
- a CDS encoding aminotransferase class V-fold PLP-dependent enzyme; amino-acid sequence: MSYDKTNHNYRELITGVDTKIPLKNGKLVTAINFDNAATTPPFNYVMEKVVSFSPYYSSIHRGTGFKSTLSSEIYETSRQLICNFVHCDSEKNTVIYVKNTTEAINKLSYIFNYLYKDAVILATRMEHHSNDLPWRNKFKVDYLEVDETGKLIISDLRRKLEKHDGKVKLVCVTGASNVTGYKNPIYKIAKIAHNYGSEILVDGAQLVPHYPIYMKQNYEEESIDYLAFSAHKMYAPFGIGVLIGPKETFCSVSPEYSGGGTIKLVTDNSVIWNDPPEKNEAGTPNVLGVIALTAAIEMLNKLGIKNIDKSEMKIYNYALNKITSLPNITLYCDPNPNCDKVAILPFNIKGLYHGITAKLLSDLSGISVRSGCFCAQPYVQRLLRLSRKDITYLKHNYNDISHPGLVRLSFGLYNTYSEVDILIDTLRKIIKNKT
- a CDS encoding LysR family transcriptional regulator, which encodes MDIKQLKYFLTIAKEGKITSAAKKLNMAQPPLSYHLKLLEEELGVKLMDRGSHKIHLTSAGEILANRAEQILKLVSFTAKELKDFKEGAKGTLSIGTVSSSGATLLPERIKIFHKEYPEVNFNVWEGNTFRILEVLNSGLIEVGIVRTPFNTEGLEITALPKEPMTVVFNKESDLFEDRESVKLKDLKGRPLIIYRRFEKLIFECCNKEGFVPNIICNTEDARTALLWAESGIGMAIVPRTSIDVVKNVDLKRKKIDEIDLETSIAAICVKNRYMSSVARNFLRIFSMKK
- a CDS encoding sulfite exporter TauE/SafE family protein, which codes for MSILTLEILSVSVIAGIAGSILGLGGGTVITPALTLLFGIDIKYAIGASLISVIATSSGAAAAYIKDKITNLRVGMFLEIATTIGAVTGAFLGGIINPKYLYFLFGLLLLYSALAMAKKGKSELPQGVQTHPLAKKLKLNGEYYDKIVGETVCYNVANVPSGFGVMYGAGIISGLLGIGSGSFKVMAMDLFMKLPLKVSSATSNFMMGVTAAASAGVYLLRGNIDPKISAPVALGVLAGATMGTRIMQNMKSKTIRKIFVPFLIYISVEMVLKGFGGR
- a CDS encoding DUF1634 domain-containing protein; translation: MPQQNSTIEKNEKSAEELELIISTFLRIGVILSSIVILTGLLMFLISGHSGYAGNYYPTKPIEILKGCKYFKPYAIMLFGLLILMAIPVLRVAVSILVFFKEGDYLYVKITSLVLVILLCSILMGKVG
- a CDS encoding YhgE/Pip domain-containing protein; translation: MKNIINIYVTDIINIITNWVALVVVIALMILPALYAWFNIKSLWNPYENTSGISVAIVNKDKGVEFNGSNVNIGNSLVENLKKNKSMGWNFTNENDAASGVKYGSYYASITIPEDFSFKISSLLKSNPQKADLIYSVNEKLNAVAPKITEAGVTKIQQQITTTFVQTVDESIFSVFNRLGIDLTNSKPILQEFINIIFDIDSKIPEINQNIENVYNQASNLNDFISKIQNELPLIQDTINIALNVVSSGEVFLTKARDSMTNLSPFIKSELTSIRDLNKTLEGLIDEAITLINTDPKSAKTILATVRDHYTSSISRINNIIDILNSLNKQDNTVLSNFISTLNNIKNMMQSRIENINLLITAIDNGEQISLDALGNLKQGAASITVFLDNIINNYDTSLAPTIDNIMKSSIQVANNTLKILKDAKGDLPTAQNILKNAFSDTKIAVEDIDKIKKVLPGVENTIHNIASKLRNLDEDAKLNELIKILGLNAKKEGDFIANPVNIKMNKIFSIPNYGSAMSPFFTTLSLWVGDLILVSMLSTEVKNTKIKNIKLNQIFLGRYLTFATISIFQALIVTLGDLFILRTYVANKYMFVLFAIFISIIFTMIIYTLVSVLGNVGKALVMILLVLQISASGGTFPIQVTPKFFQIINPLLPFTHAVAGMRETVGGIISSLLLKDALTLLVYFFIFLITGLIWKKVFKNMVEKFFKKFSKSGLSNE
- a CDS encoding GerW family sporulation protein, whose translation is MDIKENTEVLFSKLENFFKTETVVGKPIQVGDITLVPFITVTFGCGTGGGEGTDPKNKQEGGGSGIGAGAKITPNAVLVIKEDTIQMLPIGDKNNLSKLMELVPNIVSKLKKKNEKKENI
- a CDS encoding DUF2953 domain-containing protein, with the translated sequence MIILKVMGSIILILIILLIFLLISNVTYRGKSTFEENNIIYNFEIGLFFNIISIILKGSNSDSHLSVRILCFTKKSNINSKKDKIQDESTYKFSHIIQGVKKLYEYKDSIIKIISIIKPKYVKIEGNYGFDDPSMTGMLCGVFNVIYSFLPKNSIRVIPDFFNEVFNLHLEVSGKCRIILIVITLFKVFHISCIKKEISY